The Silene latifolia isolate original U9 population chromosome Y, ASM4854445v1, whole genome shotgun sequence sequence taaacccgaaacacataggccactcgaatattattaaatattctaacattctcccacttggcctTTGTGTTGACTTGATGGTTCAATTACTATAATGTGCACTTTTATGTTAAGCTCACTAACCTTTATATACTTAATCGAAATAGAACTAATTGGATCATGGCGGTCACACATCATTTACTAATCGACATGATTCCTTCCATGTATCACAAATCAATTCCAAATCTAGGTAAAACTTTAATTTGAGAAGAACATTAATTCTCACAATTAGTCACATGTAATCTAATAACTGTAATGTATACATATACTATAATGATTAACATGTCTATTATAACAGAAACAATACTATAAGTGAATTCTAGATGTCATATTTATTACAAGCATATTAACTTTATAATAATAAGGCCTTTGATACAACACCCATGCGTTCTACATGGCCAATGAACGCCTTGGGTGGTAATCCCTTAGTTAATGGATCTGCTACCATCTTATTCGTTCTTATATGCTCAAATGACACCCTTTGTTTCTGTACCTCCTCTTTGACCGATAAGAACTTTAATTCCATGTGCTTAGCACCCTTGAAGTATTTATCATTTTTAGAGAAGAAGACGGGTGCAGAATTGTCACAATAAATTCTCAGCGGCTTGGCTATACTATCGACGATCCCAAGTCCCGAGATAAAGTTTCGCAACCACAATGCATGAATAGTGGCCTCAAAGCATGCCACAAATTCGGCTTCCATAGTAGAAGTAGCAATGACAGACTGCTTCCCACTTTTCCATGATATTGCCCCTCTAAAAGGAACAAGTAGCCAAATGTTGATTTTCTACTATCAACACATCCGGCATAATCTGAATCTGAATAACCAATCACCTCAAGATGATCGGATCTCCTATAAGTAAGCATGAGCTCCTTAGTGCCTTGTAAGTACCTAAGGACTTTATTCGCAGCTTTCCAGTGGTCCATCCCGGGATTACTTTGGTACCGACCCAACATTCCAACAGCAAAGCtgatatctggtcgagtacatgTTTGAACATAGTTCAAACTCCCAACCACAGATGCATAGGGAATTTTCTCCATTTCTTTTCGTTCCAGCTCATTACGGGGACATTGCATTTTACTAAATTTGTCCCCTTTCTGTATAGGAACTATCCCTGCAGAGCATTCATTCATTCTATATCTCTCTAAAACTTTGTCAATGTAAGCTTTTTGAGACAACCTTAACAATCCTTGTGATCTATCACGGAAAATTTCAATTCCGATCACATAGGATGTctcacccatatctttcatttCAAAGTTTTTAGATAGATATTTCTTTACATCATGCAACATGCCTAGATCATTCGCAGCAAGtaaaatatcatcaacatataagactaaaataataaatcTGCTCCCACTGATTTTAATGTAGATACACCGATCAACGGTAATCTCTACAAACCCATATGATGTGATGGTATCATTAAACTTTAAATACCATTGTCTAGAAGCTTGTTTTAGTCCATATATCGACTTCCTCAGCCTACACACCTTATCTTCATTACCCGGGGATGCAAATCCCTCAGGTTGGTCCATATATACTTCTTTCTCAAGCTCACcgtttagaaaagcggtctttacatccatttggtgaagctcTAGATCATAATGAGCTACCAAAGCCAAGACAATTCTTAAAGAATCTTTCTTTGACACCGGAGAGAAAGTTTCTTTATAGTCAATACCGTCTTTCTGAGTAAAACCTTTGGCAACAAGTCGAGCCTTATACCTTTCAATGTTACCTTTAGAGTCCCTTTTGGTCTTATAGACCCATTTCGACCCAACGGCCTTAGAACCCTCAGGTAACACTACTAAGTCCCATACTTTGTTGTCATCCATAGATTTCATCTCTTCTTTCATGGCAATTAACCACTTTTCATAATTATCACTTTCCTTGGCCTTACGGAATGAGACGGGATCTTCACTAATGCTCAAGTCACATTCAACGTTATATGTCTCGTAGTCATCTGGGATGGCTGATCTTCTTTCTCTTATAGATCGCCTTAATTGTTCCTCAGGAACATTGACTACCCTTCTTCGCCTTACAGGTTGCCTTGACTGTTCACGTGACATATTATTCTCCTCTTGAATTGTgacttgatcatcattgttattgTCATTTTGTGGGTCTTGCACTTCATTTCGTTGTTGTCCCATTATGTCATTTGACTGTGACGACACGATTGGTACAACAATTTCACGTGCAACTTCAGGAGAAGAAACTTCAACCTGAATTTCTTTAATGTCCACTTTTCGTGGTTCAATGCTCCCACTAGTTTGACCGTTCTCAATGAATCTAGCATTTCCAGTCTCTACTATTCTCGCATCGTGATTAGGACAAGAAAATCTATACCCCTTTGACTTTTCGGATAGCCAATGAAATAACCACCGATTGTCCTAGGATCTAGCTTCTTTTCATTTGGGTTATACAACCTTACTTCAGTTGGGCAACCCCAAACTCGAAGATGTCTTAAACTCGGTTTCCTTCCCGTCCACGGTTCATAAGGAGTCTTAGGAACTGCTTTACTAGGAACCCGATTTAAAACATAGGTTCTTTGTCTTTAATACATAAATCCATAGTGAAAGAGGTAAAGAACAATTACTTAACATGCTCCTAACCATTTCCATTAAAGTACGGTTCCGCCTTTCAAAGAACACCGTTCTGTCGAGGTGTACTAGGGCATTGTATATTGTGCACAAATACCCCTACTTTCAAGTAACTTTGCAAATGGACCAGGACATTGTCCATTTTCAGTAAACCTTCCATAAAACTCAGCACCTCTATCCGATCTCACAATTTTCACTTTCTTTTCTAGCTGCCTTTCCACCTCATTTATGAATATCTCAAGGACATCCACGGAATGAGCCTTTTCATGCAACAAATAAATGAAACCATACCGCGAGAAATCATCTATAAAAGTGATAAAGTACTTTTCACCACTCCAAGATGGAGTGTCAAAAAGTCCACAAATGTCGGTGTGTATAATTTCTAAAAGCCGAGAGCTTCTTGAGCGATTTCTTTATCGTATGTTTAGTCCGCTTACCTTTAATGCAGTCTACACACACATCTAAGTCACTAAAATCCAATTGAGGTAGAATTTCATCTTTTACCAACCTCGTTAACCTTTCTTTGGATATGTGACCTAGCCTTTGATGCTACAAGTAAGCTGATTTTTCATTCGATGCACTACGTTTAATACCTTCACACTCAACATAAAATAGGGAATCGGAGAATTTAACATCAAGATTGAACCTATAAAGTGAATCAATCAAAGTACCACTACCATAAAAGTATTCATTACGGTACATAGAAAATACACCATGTCCAAACTTGAAATTAAAACCTAAATTATCCAATTTACTTAATGATACAAGATTTCTAGCACAATCGGGTACATAGAGACAATCAGAAGATCTATATGACAACCAGTGTCTAAGATTAATCAGAAGTCCCAATGCCCTCAATGCGTGCTTTCATCCTGTTTCCCATGGATACAAACTGTTCAGCTCCTCTTATGGGCTGGATCATACGATATCCCTGTTTAATGTGAGAAATATGAGTAGTTGCACCAGAATCTAACCACCAAGTATTACTAGGTACTTCTATAAGATTTGATTCAAAGCAAACTAAACTATAATGTTTACCTTTCTTTTCAAACCATGCCTTCCTTTTAGGACAATCCTTCTTGAAGTGTCCAGGTTTCTTGCAAAAGTGACACTTCTTTTCTTTCTGGATCGCACTTTCAGGTCCTTTAAAGAAAGACTTTCCCTTCTTACCATTCTTACCCTTCTTACTCGGTTTAGCCTTGCTGCTACTGGCACCATCATGACTCAAGAAATGAACAACTTGATCTTTCATCTTCTTTAATCTCCCCTCCTCCTGTATAAGCATGGCTTTTAACTCTTGATAGTTCCATTTATCTTTTATGGTGTTATAGTTCACCTGAAACTGGCCAAACTCATAAGGTAGAGAGTTAATGATGAATTGGACCAAGAAAGTATCACTTACATCCATTCCTAAAGTCTTCAATTTTGTCAAAAGTTAGACATGTGTGTCACATGATCATGAATCGGTTGAGACCAGTCAAACCTTTTAGTAGTCAGCTCACTCATTAAACTACCAACAATTGACTTATCAGCTAAATCCGACTGTGAACACtcctttactttaagcatgaattcccttTCTTTCTCTGTTTTAGGCATGGAGGGCTTAATGTTATCAGCCATTGTCATCCTCATGAGGTGTAAACCCAACCTGTTAGATTTCGCCCAAGCCTGATAATGGCACTTTTCGGCTTCGGAACTCTCAGGTGTAATTTTTGTTGGCACCTCATCTGTCAGGATGGCAATGTCCAAAGCCATTATACCCAGTGTATACTGGATCTTTAATGCCCACTCATCATAATTAAGCCCATTAAACTTTACAAAAGAGTCAGCAGATGCAAACAAATTTGGAGATGCTGCAATCATTTATACATGTTACCAATTAGTGCTTTGAAAACTACCATACATATTCAAATAATTTATATAAACTTTTATACATGTATTTAAATGACCTTTGGGCAACACTTAAATACAAGTAACCATCATTGAtgttaatatatactttaacaatTAATTATTAACACACATGAATCAAATAAGAATGTTATCTTTGGATATACATACTATTAGACCTACTTTATGAATAATTAATCCTTTTGTATCATCGACTATATTTTATGACCCACCTTTGGGTGGTCTCCCAAAATATAGATGACAAAAAAATAATTGATCAATCGTACTGTAATGTCATTTAACCATCTCTTTTAATCATGATCAATTAAAACTTTAACTTCAAATGTCTAAATATAATATAACAAGGCCACTTTGGTGACTAACATGCCATATACAAAGTAAACATTTAATTTTAATGGTAAATATATCatcataatatgttaataattcaTAACATGAATTTACCCATTACTTTAATGTGATTGTTCTTTCTGATTTTATAATTCAATCTTACATATTATCTACAATCCGTAATGATAACAAATACTATAATTATAAATCAATCACTTGAGACAAAAACGAATTAACAAAAGGATCATCATTTCATGGCTGTTACAGGTAATCCATATATTGCGTTGCTTATGTATTACTTATGTATTATGGGATTCATTTAAACATTAAGTGCAATGCATGAAAACTGTTCAAATAAAGAGGCCATGAAATGAAACAGTTTCGTTAATTTAAAGGAATCTATATGCTGCAGTATGCCAATCCATAGTAAAAAAGTAAAGAATATCATGATTGCATTCCAATTGTCACTACTGCCCCTTGATCGAACATGGATGATCATcaccaaacaaaaaagaaaattaatgcATACCATAATGAATCCACCCATGATCATATTAATAACAAACTCTTCTTAGTAAACAGCGGAAGCACCAATTAAGAACATGACGAAAAATTAGTATTAAGTGATCAGGCAGGGGTATCAAAATATAAGCAATACAATTTTCACTATCATAATGGCGAGCAAACATAACATCATGTAAATACaatttaatttgtataacttttaatgggtaaattaatcaaatctataatggctctgataccaaatgtaagaTTAACTTTACGATTTCAATAATGAAATCAGTCCCAagaacatatagacttgaattAATTCAACCCTATTACAATTATAAAGACGGAATAGAAGACTAACCTTGGTCCATGTCTTACAGACGCAATCAATTCAATAATGAGAAGTATAAACCAATTGATTCTCCTCCTTAACCCTTTCTTTAATGTTCCCTTTGATGATGGAGGAAGAAACAGACTTTCACCCTTTCACCTCTTTAATCGTACGTATGTTTGTGTTTTTGTCAGATGATTATAAAATGTGTTCTTTTCTTACTGTAtcccatcatatatatatatgatgggttACGTACCTTTTCGCAAAAACAAAACCGTTCGTACCTTTTCGTGAAAAACGACGTATATTAGGGTAAGGTAGGAGGGAATAATAATTCCCGAACTTTAATTACATTTAATCGAGACCGATCCATCACGGTGTcgtcttttatattaaagtcccgtaatatttaatattaacttaacttttatttaaacccgaaacacataggccactcgaatattattaaatattctAACATACTCTGCTGTCACTTACATAACAAGCCGCACCCCATAAACATTTTGTCAAATATTTCTGACATCTGCCATCAGATCGTGATAAAATGCTCACAAGCGAAGCAACAGTTCTTGGTTCACAAACAAGTGTTGCCAACTCATGATCCTCGTTATCGCAAATTACGCGCTTCAAGCAACAAGCGGCTTCTTGAGAGGGCCAGAAGCCCCTGGCAAATCTTCTAGGATTCTAACGAGTATAGGGACAGTAAGCAATAACAAATGCTTAGGAGCACGATGTAACTGACCCCCAAGCTTAATTGTCGCTTCCAACTTTAACTCATCAGTATTACTGCTAATTACATTCTCATAAGAGAGGAATGCAGCATTCCACTCAGAGGAAGTAGACGGATAGGTCGACTCTGGTTGTGTAAAGAGGACAATCCTAAGACTGCACAAAATCCTTCTACAGTACAAAGTAGGATCACCTACAATCCTAGAACTAGGAAAAAGGATCCACTATGATTAAAGGTGAAAGGGACTTGAGAGTAGGACAGTGTACTAAGTGTAGAGAAGAATTAGGAAACTAATTATTCTCCCCTAATTTTAGCTAACAAATTCTCGTGTAAATAATCTGTTATTATCTTCCTTAATTGTAGCTATATTATATTCTTGCATATCTTAGCATTCTACTACAAATAGGCTTGTAATCCTTCAGTTGTAATCATCCAATTTATAATATCAATCATTCAAACTTACATGGTATCACGAGACTGGTTCAATCCTCTCTGAAACCCTAAATTTTTCTTCCTCACCTCGATCGATAATGTCGGGTGCAACGATCCCAAATCCTCACGATCCAAAAAATCCCTTCATTCTCCTCAACGTGCACTCCGTTGTTAAATTCGACGGCACCAACTATCGTCAATGGCGTATTCAACTCGAATCGTTGTTTGATGGTTATGGTCTCCTTGCCTTTATCGACGGCACGGCACCCCCGGCGAAAACAGTAGCCTCGGCTGCTGCAGCGCCTCCCACTGCGAACCCTGCGTATGCCTCCTGGTATCGGCAAGACAAGTTGTTATTCTCCGCCGTGGCTAGCACCTTTACCCCTGAAGTCTCTCCCATCCTTAACCGCTTGACTACGACACGCGAAGCGTGGGATGCCATCGCTGCTTCCTACGCTCGCCCGTCTCGTGGTCACATCAAACAGCTTCGCCACAAACTTAAGCATATCACCAAAGGTACCACCTCCATCACTGATTATATGAACCGTATCAAATCCACCATAGATGAACTAGCCCTCCTAGGCACCATCATCCCCTCTAAAGACGTCACCGATCAGGTTCTTAAAGGCCTTGATGACGATTATAAACCCGTCATCGATGCTGTTAATGCTCGTGACGATCCCATACCCTTCTCTACCCTTCTCGAAAAACTAATTAATCGAGAATTAACCATCGCTCAAACTAAAACTCGCCCATCACCCTCCACGGACTTCCCTGCTGTTGCGCACCCTACCTATACCCGTCACCACAACTATGCTCGTTCATCCCCCTCTGCTACCTCCAACTCCACCACCACTCAAGCCACCCCCAACCAAAACCCTCGCAATCCCTTCAAAGGCAAGTGTCAATGGTGTCACACTCAAGGCCACACCCTTGCTTATTGCACCATTTTCAAAAACTTGTATCCCAATATTACTGTTCCGCCCTATCCACGCTCCACCACCTCCCCGGCGCAAGCCAACCCCACGGCTCTCAACCAGCCGAACCCCTCCCCTTGGCTCCTCGACAGTGGGGCTTCCCACCATGTTACATCTGACCTTGCCAATCTTTCGCTTCACCAACCCTATGATGGTACCGATGAGATTGTTATAGGCGATGGCTCCGGACTTCAAATTCTTCACACTGGTTCCACCTCTCTTTCTTCTTTTAAACTTACCAATATTTTTCATGTTCCTGCTATGCATAAAAATATAATCTCCGTCTCTAAATTTTGTCTCGATAATACGGTCACCATTGATTTTTGTTCTTCCTCTTTTGTTGTAAAGGACCCTAACAATGGAGCCATCTTGTTCACGGGACCTGCTAAAGATGGAGTCTACTATTGGCCTACGTCGTCTCCGCCGCAAGTTCATCCTACGTCCCTTACTACGGCTGATCTCCACCACCGATTTGGCCATCCACATTTTTCTGTTTTAAAGTCTATTGTTTCATGTTTTGATTCAAAAActattatcaataataataatgattgctcttCTTGTCATTTGTATAAAAGTCACAAATTACCATTTAAATCGTCAACCCTTAAATCCGAAGCACCACTCGATATCGTTTTTAGTGATTTATGGTCGTCCCCGGTCCTCTCCATTAATAACTTCAAATACTATGTCATATTTGTCGATCATTTCACTAAATTCACGTGGCTCTTCCACCTCAAGAAAAAATACGACACTCACTCTACTTTCCTatcatttaaaaatttagtggaaaaacaattCTCCCGACCCATTCGTACATTTTACTCCGACAACGGTGGCGAGTTTGAGAAATTGAAACCGGACTTTGCCATGTTCGTAATTCAACACCTCACTTCCCCACCCCATACCCCGGAACATAACGGCTTTGCGGAACGACGACATCGGCATATAGTAGACACTAGCTTGGCTCTTCTCGCGCACGCCTCCATGCCCCTCTCCTACTGGTCCTATGCTCTCCAAATTGCCACATATTTGATCAATCGAATGCCCACCCCCACACTAAAAAATGAGTCCCCTTATTTCCGTCTCTTTCACCAACACccaaaatacaacaatttccATAACTTTGGTTGCCTTGCTTTCCCTTGGCTTCGACCTTATACTCATCACAAACTCGAGGCCCGTTCCATCGCTTGTGTTTTCGTCGGTTACTCGCCATCTCAACATGCTTTCCTCTGCCTTGACCCATCTACAAATCGGGTGTACAGCTCTCGTCATGTCCGGTTTGTAGAAACAACCTACCCGTTTGCTGCTAACCCGCCCACCACTCTATTACCCACCTCGACTGAATGGTGTACTGTCTCCATTCCCCTCCTTTCTCCAGCTACTGTATCCCCTCACCCAACACCTGACGCCCCTGGTTCGCCCCCTTCCCCTGCCTCATCGACGAATTCGCCCAACCCCACCACCTCCCCTGCTTCTCCCTTATCTCCGCTCTCCCCTGCTCCCTCACCGTCGCCCCCacctccaccacctccaccacctcATCCCCATGGTACTCGCGCTTCCCATAACATCTACAAACCAATTAACAAACTTAACCTTAATGCTCAACTCCACTCCCCTAAACCAACCACGGCCAAACAGGCCCTCCTCGACCCCACCTGGCGTGCCGCTATGGAAACCCAGTTTCATGCTCTCCAATCGAACAACACCTGGGAACTCGTTCCCTCTTCCCCCTCCCAAAACCTCGTTGGTTGTAAGTGGGTCTTTCGAACCAAATACAACCCCGATGGTACCATCCATAAACACAAAGCCCGTCTTGTCGCG is a genomic window containing:
- the LOC141629094 gene encoding uncharacterized protein LOC141629094, producing the protein MADNIKPSMPKTEKEREFMLKVKECSQSDLADKSITLGMDVSDTFLVQFIINSLPYEFGQFQVNYNTIKDKWNYQELKAMLIQEEGRLKKMKDQVVHFLSHDGASSSKAKPSKKGKNGKKGKSFFKGPESAIQKEKKCHFCKKPGHFKKDCPKRKAWFEKKGKHYSLVCFESNLIEVPSNTWWLDSGATTHISHIKQGYRMIQPIRGAEQSSDCLYVPDCARNLVSLSKLDNLGFNFKFGHGVFSMYRNEYFYGSGTLIDSLYRFNLDVKFSDSLFYVECEDDFSRYGFIYLLHEKAHSVDVLEIFINEVERQLEKKVKIVRSDRGAEFYGRFTENGQCPGPFAKLLESRETGNARFIENGQTSGSIEPRKVDIKEIQVEVSSPEVAREIVVPIVSSQSNDIMGQQRNEVQDPQNDNNNDDQVTIQEENNMSREQSRQPVRRRRVVNVPEEQLRRSIRERRSAIPDDYETYNVECDLSISEDPVSFRKAKESDNYEKWLIAMKEEMKSMDDNKVWDLVVLPEGSKAVGSKWVYKTKRDSKGNIERYKARLVAKGFTQKDGIDYKETFSPVSKKDSLRIVLALVAHYDLELHQMDVKTAFLNGELEKEVYMDQPEGFASPGNEDKVCRLRKSIYGLKQASRQWYLKFNDTITSYGFVEITVDRCIYIKISGSRFIILVLYVDDILLAANDLGMLHDVKKYLSKNFEMKDMGETSYVIGIEIFRDRSQGLLRLSQKAYIDKVLERYRMNECSAGIVPIQKGDKFSKMQCPRNELERKEMEKIPYASVVGSLNYVQTCTRPDISFAVGMLGRYQSNPGMDHWKAANKVLRYLQGTKELMLTYRRSDHLEVIGYSDSDYAGCVDSRKSTFGYLFLLEGQYHGKVGSSLSLLLLLWKPNLCGPRVYIFTSGGLEAVIELLSSCTEIRRIHLLEVLSALALLRDVRRALVSSGKLHLLIEASRFGRIVSKERAAQAIGLLGIARRARRTLVALGAIPALVDLLRDGDISTKLVAGNALGVISSHVDFIRPVAEAGVIPLYAELLRGLEISVGKFLRMYSCLGCC